The genomic interval TTCCGTCCCGAGACGCGTCCGGATGGTGAAATCCGGTCGGGTGTGGAAGCGTGATTCTCGCCACCTTTGATAGGGGTGGCGCTCAGGTGAGCGGATCTTGCGCGGCTGCACTTCTCCAAGGGGTGGCACTGCGTGCCACCCCTTGATCGTTCATCGATCGAAAACAGGCGAGCCGCAACCCGCTCGTATGAGCGAATAATCCCGCGCCTGAAGAGCGTTGCCTTCAAGAAGTGAAAACATCCGGCGGTGTTCGCTTGCCGAGCTTTGACTTTCGATCCGCTGGCGGACTACCGGTTACAGACGCATGACGTGCAAGTGGACGTACCCAGACGCCTTCGATCTGGGTATGTTCCTGGCCGTCAGGGCAGCCACCCGCGTCCCGAGGAGTCGAGACCCGTGTCGGAAAACAAAGAACCCCACGTAGTGAAGTTCGTCTACGACTTCACCGAGGGAAACAAGGACCTCAAGGACCTCCTCGGCGGCAAGGGTGCCAACCTCGCCGAGATGACGAACCTGGGCCTTCCCGTCCCTCCCGGCTTCACCATCACCACCGAGGCGTGCAAGACCTACCTCGACAGCGGGGACGAGCCGGCGGCACTGCGTGACGAGGTGAGTGCACACCTCGACGCGCTGGAGTCGACGATGGGCAAGAAGCTCGGGCAGGCCGACGACCCCCTGCTCGTATCGGTCCGCTCCGGGGCGAAGTTCTCCATGCCCGGCATGATGGACACCGTCCTGAACATCGGCCTCTCCGACAAGTCCGTGCAGGGCCTGGCGAAGCAGGCAGGCGACGAGCGCTTCGCGTGGGACTCGTACCGCCGCCTGATCCAGATGTTCGGCAAGACCGTCCTCGGCGTCGAGGGCGACCTCTTCGAGGAGGCCCTCGACAAGGCCAAGGACGCCAAGAAGGTCGTCGTGGACACCGAGTTGGACGCGGCCGACCTGAAGAAGCTGGTCACCCGGTTCAAGCGGATCGTCAAGACCGAGGCCGGCCGCGACTTCCCGCAGGACCCGCGCGAGCAGATGGACCTCGCCATCCACGCGGTCTTCGACTCCTGGAACACCGACCGCGCCAAGCTCTACCGCCGCCAGGAACGCATCCCGCACGACCTCGGCACGGCGGTCAACGTCTGCTCGATGGTCTTCGGCAACCTCGGCCCCGACTCGGGCACGGGTGTCGCGTTCACCCGCGACCCGGCCAGCGGCCACCAGGGCGTCTACGGCGACTACTTGCAGAACGCGCAGGGCGAGGATGTCGTAGCCGGCATCCGAAACACCGTGCCCCTCGCGGAACTTGAGCAGATCGACAAGGCGTCGTACGACCAGCTCATGCAGATCATGAAGACCCTGGAGAACCACTACAAGGATCTCTGCGACATCGAATTCACCATCGAGCGCGGGCAGTTGTGGATGCTCCAGACGCGGGTGGGGAAGCGGACGGCGGGTGCGGCCTTCCGTATCGCGACCCAGCTCGTCGACCAGGGTCTGATCGACGAGGCCGAGGCCCTCCAGCGGGTCACCGGCGCGCAGTTGGCGCAGCTGATGTTCCCGCGCTTCGACGACGAGGCGAAGGTCCAGCAGGTCGGCCGGGGCATCGCGGCCTCGCCGGGTGCGGCGGTCGGCAAGGCGGTCTTCGACTCGTACACGGCGGTGAAGTGGTCGCGTTCGGGCGAGAAGGTGATCCTGGTCCGCCGCGAGACGAACCCGGACGACCTCGACGGCATGATCGCGGCGGAGGGCATCCTCACGTCGCGCGGCGGCAAGACGTCCCACGCGGCGGTCGTGGCGCGGGGCATGGGCAAGACGTGCGTGTGCGGCGCGGAGGAGTTGGAGGTCGACACCAAGCGGCGCCGGATGACGGTGCCGGGTGGTCACGTGGTCGAGGAGGGCGACGTGATCTCGATCGACGGCTCCAGCGGCAAGGTGTACCTGGGTGAGGTCCCGGTGGTCCCGTCCCCGGTCGTGGAGTACTTCGAGGGCCGGATGCACGCGGGCGCCGACGACGCCGACGAGTTGGTCGAGGCGGTCCACCGGATCATCGGATACGCGGACCGCGTACGCCGGTTGAGGGTGCGCGCCAACGCCGACAACGCCGAGGACGCGCTGCGCGCCCGCCGCTTCGGGGCCCAGGGCATCGGCCTCTGCCGTACGGAGCACATGTTCCTGGGCGACCGCCGCGAGTTGGTGGAACGCCTGATCCTGGCCGACACGGACACTGAACGCGAGGAGTCCCTCAAGGCTCTTCTCCCGCTCCAGAAGGCCGACTTCGTCGAGTTGTTCAAGGCGATGGACGGACTCCCGGTCACCGTCCGCCTGTTGGACCCGCCGCTGCACGAATTCCTGCCGGACATCACGGAGTTGTCCGTCCGGGTGGCCTTGGCGGAGTCCCGCCAGGAGTCCCACGAGAACGACCTCCGCCTCCTCCAGGCGGTCCACCGCCTGCACGAGCAGAACCCGATGCTGGGCCTGCGGGGCGTGCGGTTGGGTCTGGTGATTCCGGGCTTGTTCACGATGCAGGTGCGGGCGATCGCCGAAGCCGCCGCCGAACGCAAGGCGGCGAAGGGCGACCCGCGCGCGGAGATCATGATCCCGCTCGTCGGCACGGTCCAGGAGTTGGAGATCGTCCGCGAGGAGGCCGACCAGGTCGTAGCGGAGGTGGAGGCGGCGACGGGCACGTCCCTGAAGCTGTCCATCGGCACGATGATCGAACTCCCGCGTGCGGCCCTGACGGCGGGCCAGATCGCGGAGGCGGCGGAGTTCTTCTCGTTCGGCACGAACGACCTCACGCAGACGGTATGGGGCTTCAGCCGGGACGACGTAGAGGCCTCGTTCTTCACGGCCTACCTGGAGAAGGGCATCTTCGGAGTCAGCCCCTTCGAGACGATCGACCGCGACGGCGTCGGCTCCCTGGTGAAACTCGCGGCGAAGGCGGGCCGCGAAACCCGCCCGGACCTCAAGCTCGGCGTCTGCGGCGAACACGGCGGCGACCCGGAGTCGGTCCACTTCTTCCACGAGGTCGGACTGGACTACGTGTCGTGCTCGCCGTTCCGGATTCCGGTGGCCCGGCTTGAGGCGGGGCGGGCGGCTTCGGTGGCGCAGGGGAGCGACCACCGCTGACGGACCCCGGAACTGCCGTCGGTCATCCTGACCCTCACCGACGCGGCGGCGGTTCCGGATCACGAGGGGAGGGGCGGGACCCTGTGCGGGGGTGCCGCCCCTCTCCGTGGTCCACCGGTCGCGAGGAGGGCTCGGCGGACCGCCGCCGGACAGGCCCTAGGGGCGGATGTAGGGCCGGGTCATGATCTCCATGTTGTGGCCGGCCGGGTCCTCGAAGTACGCGCCGTGACCGCCGAACAGGCGGTTGATCCCGCCGGGTTCGGTGTGGTGGGGGTCGGCGTAGTAGGTGACCCCCACCGCCTCCAGACGGGCGATCATGGCGTCGAACTGCGCCTCGGGCACGAGAAACGCGTAGTGCTGCGACTGGATCGGCTCGTCCCGCTTCTCGTAGTAGTCGAGCGTCACGCCGTTGCCGAGGTCGACGGGGAGGAAGGGCCCGAACGGAGCACCGACCTTCAGCCCCAGGATCGCGGCGAGGAACTCGGCCGACAGGTGCCGGTCCCTGGCGTAGACGGCGGTGTGGTTCAACTGGACGGCGGTCGCCGACAGTTCGGATTCGTGCGGGTGCTGTTGGGCGTACGGCATCAGTGGAGTGTCTCCGGGTCTTTGGATCCGCTGGGAGGGGCGCCGTATGCGGGCGCCGGTTCAAAGACGCGGAGAAGGGGCGGGCCTCTGGCCCGCCTCGCGCTCACGCCGAGGCCGGGACCCCAACTCGTGAATGGCCCATGGCCGACCCGGCAGTCACCCGACCGACCCTAGTGGCCAACTGCGCGCTGGGGCAACGGCGTTGTCACCAGGCGGCTCCACCGAGGCCCGGCGGCAGCGTCACCTGCCACCCGACCTCGGCCACCGTCACTCGCAGGCGACCCCGTCCCCGTCCCGGTCGAGGTGGGAGTCGTAGCCGGGGTCGCCCCTGTGGAGGGGCGTGACGCCGGCGGCACGGGCGGCGGTGCAGTTCGTGTAATAGGTGCTGCCGCCGCCGGAGTTGGTGTCTTCGGAGCCGGAGCCGGAGCCGGAGCCGGAGCCAGAACCCGAGCCGGTGCCTGCGGCCGCCTCCGCGGTGACCGTCTTCGTGACCTTGACGGTCTTGGTCGTGGTGACCGTGGGGGCGGGGGCCGGGGTGGCGGTCTCCGTCGTCGTCGCCGTGACGGTCGTCGTCGGCTGAGGGCTGGCCGCCGCGGGCTTCGCGTCGGACGTCGTGTCGGTCTTCTTGTCCTGGCCGGAGCCGCCCGCGCCGATGCCGATGAGGAAGGCCAGGGCGAGGGCGGGGAGTACGTAGCGCTTGCGGGCCCAGCGGGGTGCCGGCCGGACGGGCTGGAACGGCGGCTGGGGCTGGGGCATGGGTGGTGTGGCGTACGGGTGGGTCATCTCGTCCCCCTGTGTCCGGTGAGACATGGACCGTATTGCCCCGGTGAGGGCGGTGAAGGAAGAGTGACCATCTCGTGATGGATATGTCGCTCGGTGTGAGCGGAGCGGTGGCGGGTCGGCTCTCGTACGCTGAGATCCCAACCGCTCGCCGACGCTTGTCCGCACTCACCGAGGGAGCCCGATCATGTCCGGCTGGAACGAGAAGGCCGTCCCCGACCAGCGCGGCCGGGTCGCCGTCGTCACCGGGGCCAACAGCGGGCTCGGCTACGTCACCGCGCGCGAGCTGGCCCGCAAGGGTGCCCGGGTGGTGCTCGCCTGCCGGAGTGAGGTGCGGGGGAGTGCGGCCGCCGACCGGATCGTGGCCGAAGTGCCGGGCGCCGAGGCGCAGTTCGGGCGGCTGGATCTCGGGGACCTCGCGTCCGTACGGGAGTTCGCGGACACCTTTCCCTACGAGCGGCTCGATCTGCTCGTCAACAACGCCGGCGTCATGGCGATGCCGTACGGCACCACGGTGGACGGGTTCGAGACGCAGTTCGGGGTCAACCACCTGGGGCACTTCGCGCTCACCGGGCTGCTGTTGCCGGCGCTGCTCGACGCGCCCGACGCGCGGATCGTCACGCTCTCCAGCTTCATGCACGTGCTCGCCAACATCGACATCGACGACCTCAACAGCGAGCGCCGGTACAGCCGTTGGACCGCGTACTCCCGTTCCAAGACCGCCAACCTGCTCTTCACGCACGAGCTGGCGCGGCGGCTCGCGGCGGCCGGTTCGGGAGTGGTCGCGACCGCCGCCCACCCCGGATACGCGGCCACCAACCTCCAGACCGCCGGGCCGCAGGCGGAGGGACGCAGGGGTGCCGAGCGGCTCATGGAGATCGGCAACCGGGTCTTCGCCCAGTCGGCGGAGGCGGGCGCGCTGCCCTCCCTCTACGCGGCCACCGCCCCCGACGTGCGACCTGATGCGTTCTTCGGCCCCCGTATCGCCATGTGGCGCGGGGCGCCCGCGCCGTCCTGGCGGGCACCCTGGACTCTCAACGACGCTATGGGGCAACGCCTTTGGGCCGCTTCGGAGGAGCTGACGGGGGTTGTGTACGACCAACTCAAGGCGTGAGTCGTCGGGTTACCGGAATTCAAGCCAGGCCCCTGAGCCTCAAGCCGTCGCGCCGCTGTCCACCACCAGGTCCGTGCCCACCACCGACGCCGCGTCGTCCGAGGCCAAGTAGAGGACGGCGGCGGCGACTTCGGACGTGGCGGAGATACGGCCCAGGGGGAGCGTGACCCGTACCCGTTCGGCGCGGTCGGCCTCCGTCTCGCCGGCGCGCAGGGACATGGGGGTGTCGGTGGCACCGGGGCTGACCACGTTGATGCGGACGCCCTCGCGGATGTGGTCCACGGCTGCGCCCTTGCTCAGTACGGCTACGGCGGCCTTGGACGCGGCGTAGGCGGCGGCACCGGGGCTGCTCGTGTGCACGCCGAAGGTCGACGCCACGTTCACGATCGCGCCGCCGGACGGCTGGACGCGCATCTGCGCGATCTCGGCACGCAGGGCCAGGAACACGCCGGTCACGTTGATGTCGAGTTGGGCGCGCCAGTCCTCCTCGGTGAGGTCGGCGAGGGGTTGCCCGCCCCGGAAGATCCCCGCGTTGTTGACGGCCACGTCGAGCGAGCCGTACCGGTCGACGGCTGCCTGTACCAGGGCGTGGGCGTCAACTGCCCTCGAGACATCGGCAGTTACCGCGAAGGCATTCCCGCCTCCGCCCTGAGCCCCGACCCCGGCCTCGATCAACGCGACGGTCTCGACGAGTGGTTCGCGTCGGCGTCCTGCTACGACGACGTTCGCCCCCTCCGCCGCGAACGCGAGGGCGATCGCCCGCCCGATACCCGACCCCGCCCCGGTGACGAGGGCTGTCCTGCCGGAGAAGCGGTTGCTCATGGGCGAGCCTCTTTCTTGACCGATCGGTTCAGTATGGGTTCATGAAAACGCGCCCTGGAGCAGCGTGGGGTCAGTCCAGCAACGTCAACGCCTGCTCCGCCGCGTCCCGCACCCGCGCCGGGTCCCCGGACGCCCGGCCGACCACCCGCAACCCCTGCATCAGCACCAGCAGCATGCGCGCGAGGGCGAGCGGATCGCGGTCGGCGGGCAACTCGCCCTGCGCCTGCGCGCGCACCAGCGCCGAGCGCAACACCGCTTCCAGCTGGTCCCAGTTGCGCTCGACCAGCCGGGTCGCGGCCGCGTCGTGCGGGGCGAGTTCGGCGGCCGTGTTGGTCACCATGCAGCCCAGCGGCCGTAGTTGTTCGTCCGCCGCCTCGGCCGCGTACCGCCGTACGATCGCTCGCACGGGCGGCAACGCGGGGCCCGGCTGGGACAACTCCCGCACCATCGGGGTGAGTCCGGACCGGTCGTAGCTCTCCAGGGCCTTCAGGTACAGATCGTGCTTGTTGCCGAAGGTCGCGTAGATGCTGGCCCGCCCGATGCCGAGGTGCTCGACGATGTCGGACATCGACGTCGCCTCGTAGCCGCGCCGCCAGAACAGCTCCAGGGCTGCCCGCAGCGCGGCCTCGGGATCGAACTCCTTGGTCCTGGCCACGCCCGACAGCCTAGGTTTATCGAGAACGGTCAGTCAAGAATTCCTGTCTACGCACCTAGGAGCGCGCCGGTCACGCGAACTCCGGGATCAGCTCGCCCACCCGCCGGATGCTGTCCATCACCCGCTCGTGCGGGATCGCCCCCACCTGCTGGAAACACATCAGTCGGTCGATGCCCGCGTCCGCGTACGCCCGCAGCTTCTTGCGGCAGGTGTCGGGGCTGCCGACGATCAGGGAGTCCTGCGCCATCAGCGCCTCGAACAGCTCGTCCTCGGGGACGGTTTCGCCCTGGAGGATGCGGCCGATGGCGAGTTGGGCCGCGTTGGGGGGCGTGTCGACCTCGTCGCGCAGGAACGCGCCGGTCAGGCCGCCGCCGGTCGGGTCGGCCAGGATGCCCCGCTGGATCGTCATCGTCTCG from Streptomyces sp. NBC_01288 carries:
- the ppdK gene encoding pyruvate, phosphate dikinase: MSENKEPHVVKFVYDFTEGNKDLKDLLGGKGANLAEMTNLGLPVPPGFTITTEACKTYLDSGDEPAALRDEVSAHLDALESTMGKKLGQADDPLLVSVRSGAKFSMPGMMDTVLNIGLSDKSVQGLAKQAGDERFAWDSYRRLIQMFGKTVLGVEGDLFEEALDKAKDAKKVVVDTELDAADLKKLVTRFKRIVKTEAGRDFPQDPREQMDLAIHAVFDSWNTDRAKLYRRQERIPHDLGTAVNVCSMVFGNLGPDSGTGVAFTRDPASGHQGVYGDYLQNAQGEDVVAGIRNTVPLAELEQIDKASYDQLMQIMKTLENHYKDLCDIEFTIERGQLWMLQTRVGKRTAGAAFRIATQLVDQGLIDEAEALQRVTGAQLAQLMFPRFDDEAKVQQVGRGIAASPGAAVGKAVFDSYTAVKWSRSGEKVILVRRETNPDDLDGMIAAEGILTSRGGKTSHAAVVARGMGKTCVCGAEELEVDTKRRRMTVPGGHVVEEGDVISIDGSSGKVYLGEVPVVPSPVVEYFEGRMHAGADDADELVEAVHRIIGYADRVRRLRVRANADNAEDALRARRFGAQGIGLCRTEHMFLGDRRELVERLILADTDTEREESLKALLPLQKADFVELFKAMDGLPVTVRLLDPPLHEFLPDITELSVRVALAESRQESHENDLRLLQAVHRLHEQNPMLGLRGVRLGLVIPGLFTMQVRAIAEAAAERKAAKGDPRAEIMIPLVGTVQELEIVREEADQVVAEVEAATGTSLKLSIGTMIELPRAALTAGQIAEAAEFFSFGTNDLTQTVWGFSRDDVEASFFTAYLEKGIFGVSPFETIDRDGVGSLVKLAAKAGRETRPDLKLGVCGEHGGDPESVHFFHEVGLDYVSCSPFRIPVARLEAGRAASVAQGSDHR
- a CDS encoding VOC family protein, with protein sequence MPYAQQHPHESELSATAVQLNHTAVYARDRHLSAEFLAAILGLKVGAPFGPFLPVDLGNGVTLDYYEKRDEPIQSQHYAFLVPEAQFDAMIARLEAVGVTYYADPHHTEPGGINRLFGGHGAYFEDPAGHNMEIMTRPYIRP
- a CDS encoding excalibur calcium-binding domain-containing protein, producing the protein MTHPYATPPMPQPQPPFQPVRPAPRWARKRYVLPALALAFLIGIGAGGSGQDKKTDTTSDAKPAAASPQPTTTVTATTTETATPAPAPTVTTTKTVKVTKTVTAEAAAGTGSGSGSGSGSGSGSEDTNSGGGSTYYTNCTAARAAGVTPLHRGDPGYDSHLDRDGDGVACE
- a CDS encoding oxidoreductase codes for the protein MSGWNEKAVPDQRGRVAVVTGANSGLGYVTARELARKGARVVLACRSEVRGSAAADRIVAEVPGAEAQFGRLDLGDLASVREFADTFPYERLDLLVNNAGVMAMPYGTTVDGFETQFGVNHLGHFALTGLLLPALLDAPDARIVTLSSFMHVLANIDIDDLNSERRYSRWTAYSRSKTANLLFTHELARRLAAAGSGVVATAAHPGYAATNLQTAGPQAEGRRGAERLMEIGNRVFAQSAEAGALPSLYAATAPDVRPDAFFGPRIAMWRGAPAPSWRAPWTLNDAMGQRLWAASEELTGVVYDQLKA
- a CDS encoding SDR family NAD(P)-dependent oxidoreductase produces the protein MSNRFSGRTALVTGAGSGIGRAIALAFAAEGANVVVAGRRREPLVETVALIEAGVGAQGGGGNAFAVTADVSRAVDAHALVQAAVDRYGSLDVAVNNAGIFRGGQPLADLTEEDWRAQLDINVTGVFLALRAEIAQMRVQPSGGAIVNVASTFGVHTSSPGAAAYAASKAAVAVLSKGAAVDHIREGVRINVVSPGATDTPMSLRAGETEADRAERVRVTLPLGRISATSEVAAAVLYLASDDAASVVGTDLVVDSGATA
- a CDS encoding TetR/AcrR family transcriptional regulator; this encodes MARTKEFDPEAALRAALELFWRRGYEATSMSDIVEHLGIGRASIYATFGNKHDLYLKALESYDRSGLTPMVRELSQPGPALPPVRAIVRRYAAEAADEQLRPLGCMVTNTAAELAPHDAAATRLVERNWDQLEAVLRSALVRAQAQGELPADRDPLALARMLLVLMQGLRVVGRASGDPARVRDAAEQALTLLD